The following proteins are encoded in a genomic region of Lytechinus variegatus isolate NC3 chromosome 7, Lvar_3.0, whole genome shotgun sequence:
- the LOC121418820 gene encoding calmodulin-like, with protein sequence MADQLTEEQIAEFKEAFSLFDKDGDGTITTKELGTVMRSLGQNPTEAELQDMINEVDADGNGTIDFPEFLTMMAKKMKDTDSEEEIREAFRVFDKDGNGFISAAELRHVMTNLGEKLTDEEVDEMIREADIDGDGQVNYEEFVSMMTTK encoded by the exons ATG GCTGATCAACTAACAGAAGAACAAATCGCAG AATTCAAGGAGGCTTTCTCCCTATTTGACAAGGACGGCGATGGCACCATCACAACTAAGGAGTTGGGCACAGTAATGAGGTCACTGGGTCAAAACCCAACTGAGGCTGAGCTTCAAGATATGATCAATGAAGTTGATGCTGATG GGAATGGAACCATCGACTTTCCCGAATTCTTGACGATGATGGCGAAGAAGATGAAAGACACAGATAGCGAAGAAGAGATCAGAGAAGCATTCAGAGTGTTCGACAAGGATGGTAACGGATTCATCAG TGCAGCAGAATTGCGTCATGTGATGACGAATCTTGGTGAGAAGTTGACGGACGAGGAGGTGGATGAGATGATCAGGGAAGCCGACATCGACGGTGACGGACAAGTCAACTATGAAG AATTTGTTTCTATGATGACGACCAAATGA